GCCCTCTACTGCCGCGCACCCGGGCAAACGAATACAAAAGCGTCATCAGCCCGATAAAACCGAACACCAGAGAGAGAAACACCTCAATCGGTCCGGTTGAGTAACTGGTCCAGGAACCGAAGTTCATTTGAATCGCTCCCTTATTTTCTCGGTTTTTTCCCAGGAAAGCCGCAACAACTCATTACCGGTAAATTTCAGTTTACCGTTCTCAAACGCCGCCATCCGTTCGGTGCAACAGTAACAGGGGTCAACCGCTGCCAGGGTGAGCGCCGCATCCGCAATTGAACCACCCCGAACCGCCACCACATTGGAAGCGATGTTCATATAACTTGGTGCCCGAATCTTATGGCGCAAGGGCCGGTTCGAACCGTCCGAACGGATGTAGTGGAACACCTCACCCCGTGGTGCCTCGGTTCTGCCAATCCCTTCACCAGGCGGAACCTCATCAATCCTGATATCAATCGGTCCATCCGGCAAATTCTTCAGACAGCCACGAATGATTTTAACCGACTCAAATATCTCCAGAAGCCGCACCTTTGCCTTGGCAAACACATCGCCTTCAGGCAAAACAATCACATTCCAGGGCACCTGGTCATAAGCGGCATGGGGGTCGTCGCGCCGAACATCAATATCCACGCCAGAAGCGCGTGCGGTTGGTCCAACAACCGACCAGTGCAGCGCCTGCTCTTTTGTCAGAATCCCCACCCCTTCTAATCGGGCACGAATCACCGGGTCGTCAAGCACCGCCTTGGTAAGCATCATCGTCTTCTTTTCCACCACATCAAGCACCGCCTCAATCTGGGGAATCTGCTCCGGCTTGATGTCCCAGCGCACACCACCCGGTTTATTAGCAGCGTAGTGGTTCCGGTTACCGGTAATCATCTCAAAAACCTCAAGGATGTGCTCCCGGTAACGCCACGCCCACATCCAGACCGTGTTGTATCCGATGAAATGGCCCGCAAGACCAACCCAGAGTAAGTGCGAGTGAATCCGCTCCAGTTCATGGATGATGCTACGGATGTAGTTTGCCCGGGGTGGCGGTTTAATCCCGGCACAGTCTTCAATCGCCAGCACCGCTGCTAAGGGGTGCGAATTGGAACAGATGCCGCAAATTCTTTCCACGAGAAACGGCACCTGCTCATAGGTCAACTCCGGTGAAATAAACTCATGACCCCGATGGTTGTAGCCAAGGTGAATCTCCAGGTCCACCACCGTCTCGCCTTCCACAATCAGTTTGAAAAACTCCGGCTCCTCCTGCAATGGATGATAGGGACCAATTGGGACAATACGCCGCTGCTTTTGCTCACCGCTCATGGGCTTCACTCCTCCGTTCATAATCCCGGCGCAATGGGAAGCGGTCCGGTTCCCAATCGGTGTCCGAAGTGAGAAGCGGTGCCGGGTTCGGGTGGCCAATGAACTCAATCCCTAAAAGTTCGTGCATCTCGCGCTCAATCCATTGCGCCGCAGGAAACCAGCTGCCCTGAGCCTCAATCCGTGGGTCGTCTTTGGGCGCAAACACCTTTATTGTATAAATGATACCGGTTGTGTCTTCCGAAAAGTGGTACAACACCTCAAACCCGTCCCGAGTGTCGATACCGGTGGCGATTGAAAGCCTCATCCCCCGCTCTTCGTGGAGAAACCTTGCCGCCGCAGTCAGTTTTTCCCGCAGAATTGTCAGGTACAAACGCCGCGGATTTTTCTCAAACACCATGGTATCGGGAAACCGCTCCTGAAACAGTTTCAGTGATTCGCTCATAGTTTACTCAACGCCTTTACCACACCCATTATCATCGCCTCGGGTTTTGGTGGACAGCCCGGAATGTAGGCATGAACCGGGATGTGTTTGTCATACGGTCCAACCGCATTGTACGAGTTCCGGAAGATGTGACAGTTACACGCACAGGTACCAATCGCAATCACCAGGCAGGGCTTGGGCGTCTGTTCGTAAACCTCAAGCACCCGGGGTAAAGATTTCCGATTGATGACCCCGGTAACAAGTAACGCATCCGCATGCCGGGGCGAGCCTACCAAAACAACCCCGAACCGTTCAACATCGTAGCGTGGTGTCAAAAGTTCCAGTATCTCAATGTCACAGTTGTTGCACGACGCCGCCGCCACATGGTAAACCCAAGGTGATTTTTTAAGTCCCCAGAGTCTTAAGTCTTTCATAAGCCAATAAATGCTAATACCACCGCAATTATACCCAATGGAGCCAGAATGAACCAGAAAAACCCGAGCGCCTGGTCAATCCTGAGCCGGGGGTTGGTGTTCTTCATCAACACCACCAGAACCACAATCAAGAGAAACTTCAAAATTGCCCACCAATCGGTAATACCACCCCACAACACGGTGATTAAGAGAAGTGGCAGCAGGACAAACATCATCGCCCGGGTGATGCGAAATGCCGCAAGGGGCGCACCTGAATACTCCACCAGAACCCCGGACATTATCTCCTGTTCCGCCTCAGGAATGTCAAATGGTACATAACCCAGTTTTGCCTGAATCGTAAACAGGATAATCACCGCCGCAATCACACCGGAAACCGAATACAAAAATGGCCCATACTGTTGTTGATAGGCTACCAGTCCGCCAATTCTTAAAGCACTCGCCACATCCCAGCGCTGTGCCACCTTAACAATCGGCACGAGAAGCGCCAGTACAAAGGGCAGTTCGTAACCAAGATATAATGTCATCTCGCGGGACGCACCTACCGCGGCAACCGGGTTGCGTGATGCCGAGGCGCCCACGATAAAACTGAGCGGAACCAGTGCCAGGAGGTATAAAAGCACAATGATATCACCGATAAACGATGTTTTCTGCGCTACGACCAAGCCCGTGTTGCTGAAGAAAAGAAGCAGCGCCACCAGACTCATCCCGGCTATGCCCACCAGGGGCGACAGTAGAAACACCGTACGCGAAGCACCCTGAGGAACTATGGTCTGTTTTAATAGCAGTTTCAGGATGTCGGCAAATGGCTGATAAAAGGGCGGACCTTTCCGCCACTGCACCCGCGCCGAAACAAACCGGTCAACCCAGTTCAAAATCAGTCCGGCAACCGGTACAACAATCAGGGTACCGATAAACGCTATCACCAGACGCCATCCCGACAAAAATGAACTCACACCCGCCTCCAGAATGGCAACCGGGAAAGCACCCGCTTCCCAACCATCAACTCTTTCATCTCCTCTTCATCAACAAACTGTAACGCACCGGTGGGACAGGAAGCCGCACACCTTGGTCCAGCTTCCCGGTCCTCACAAAGGTTGCACTTCTGCGCAATCCGGCGCAACAAATCCTTGTCCAGAACCCCGAAAGGACAGGCAAGGATGCACGATTTGCAACCAACACAGTGAACACTGGACTGATATACAATCCCGTTCTCTTCATCCTTCTTTATCACATCAAACGGGCACGCCGCAGCACATAAAGGCTCGGCGCAATGCCGGCAGGGCAGGGGTATGAAAACCGTCTCACCTACCGGCGCATAACGAATGCGCGCTTCACCTTTAAACCGACTCCGGCACGCCGCTTCGCAGGCGCGACAACCAATGCAGTAGTCCAGACGAACGACCAATCGCTTCTTAATCTTTACGCCGACACTCGCCATATCTCGACCTTTGCTGGCGGAATTTTAGCCTCGCCCGTTCCGGCGTCAACTTCGACCGGAAACAGCGCCCGGTTTTGATGAACATTGACTCCGACGCTTGCGGTCCCAGGTGAAACTACCGGCAGAACCCTGACGCGGAATTGACGCTCACCGGTTTTACTTTTCACCCTAACAAAATCGTCTTCCCGAACCGCAAGTTTCTCGGCATCGGCTGGATGTAATATAACCTCGTCCTCGGGTTCAAAGAAACCGCCCACACC
The candidate division WOR-3 bacterium DNA segment above includes these coding regions:
- a CDS encoding NADH-quinone oxidoreductase subunit H, translated to MSSFLSGWRLVIAFIGTLIVVPVAGLILNWVDRFVSARVQWRKGPPFYQPFADILKLLLKQTIVPQGASRTVFLLSPLVGIAGMSLVALLLFFSNTGLVVAQKTSFIGDIIVLLYLLALVPLSFIVGASASRNPVAAVGASREMTLYLGYELPFVLALLVPIVKVAQRWDVASALRIGGLVAYQQQYGPFLYSVSGVIAAVIILFTIQAKLGYVPFDIPEAEQEIMSGVLVEYSGAPLAAFRITRAMMFVLLPLLLITVLWGGITDWWAILKFLLIVVLVVLMKNTNPRLRIDQALGFFWFILAPLGIIAVVLAFIGL
- a CDS encoding NADH:ubiquinone oxidoreductase translates to MSGEQKQRRIVPIGPYHPLQEEPEFFKLIVEGETVVDLEIHLGYNHRGHEFISPELTYEQVPFLVERICGICSNSHPLAAVLAIEDCAGIKPPPRANYIRSIIHELERIHSHLLWVGLAGHFIGYNTVWMWAWRYREHILEVFEMITGNRNHYAANKPGGVRWDIKPEQIPQIEAVLDVVEKKTMMLTKAVLDDPVIRARLEGVGILTKEQALHWSVVGPTARASGVDIDVRRDDPHAAYDQVPWNVIVLPEGDVFAKAKVRLLEIFESVKIIRGCLKNLPDGPIDIRIDEVPPGEGIGRTEAPRGEVFHYIRSDGSNRPLRHKIRAPSYMNIASNVVAVRGGSIADAALTLAAVDPCYCCTERMAAFENGKLKFTGNELLRLSWEKTEKIRERFK
- the nuoB gene encoding NADH-quinone oxidoreductase subunit NuoB, giving the protein MKDLRLWGLKKSPWVYHVAAASCNNCDIEILELLTPRYDVERFGVVLVGSPRHADALLVTGVINRKSLPRVLEVYEQTPKPCLVIAIGTCACNCHIFRNSYNAVGPYDKHIPVHAYIPGCPPKPEAMIMGVVKALSKL
- a CDS encoding NADH-quinone oxidoreductase subunit C produces the protein MSESLKLFQERFPDTMVFEKNPRRLYLTILREKLTAAARFLHEERGMRLSIATGIDTRDGFEVLYHFSEDTTGIIYTIKVFAPKDDPRIEAQGSWFPAAQWIEREMHELLGIEFIGHPNPAPLLTSDTDWEPDRFPLRRDYERRSEAHER
- a CDS encoding 4Fe-4S binding protein gives rise to the protein MASVGVKIKKRLVVRLDYCIGCRACEAACRSRFKGEARIRYAPVGETVFIPLPCRHCAEPLCAAACPFDVIKKDEENGIVYQSSVHCVGCKSCILACPFGVLDKDLLRRIAQKCNLCEDREAGPRCAASCPTGALQFVDEEEMKELMVGKRVLSRLPFWRRV